A genome region from Sardina pilchardus chromosome 22, fSarPil1.1, whole genome shotgun sequence includes the following:
- the LOC134070362 gene encoding serine protease 27-like: MASIPGAIRVLTAVLLLARGSLSQLEVCGQAPLNTRITRIVGGENAPEGAWPWQASLHRGGSHFCGGSLINSGWVLTAAHCFSSTSTSGLVVYLGRQTQEGSNANEVSSTVTQVINHPNYDSQTSDNDIALLQLSSSVTFTNYIRPVCLAAAGSTFHRGTNSFVTGWGNINSGVPLPSPETLQEVQVPIVGNRNCFCKYSVQNIGINDNMICAGADEGGKDSCQGDSGGPMVNKQSDKWIQSGVVSFGIGCADAAFPGVYARVSQYESWIKTQITSDQPGFVTFTSSGTDSDLSATCAGLSTVTTVAPTTTTPAVVCGQAALNSRLIGGSDVAAGLWPWMASLHSNESGAHVCGGTLVGEDLVLTSANCFSSSPVASNWTVFLGRQSQSGSNPNEVSVGVANITLSSLSGDNVAMLTLSSKPALSNFIQPICLEQGGATIATGTTCWVAGWGNTTGEQPLQEVQTSVVACGNTSSSTDDICTNTVQLQQGDMGGPLMCKQGNSWLQLSVLTVTSNSSSSSSNSSSSSNSTSKAFDQSDRATPQVFTRTSRFSSFLSSFSFPSVATTSNTTSSTNTTATTAAATTVAAAATTASSRGQHSCMALPLLSLLLLTLTPLLASQR; the protein is encoded by the exons atggcatCAATACCAGGAGCTATCAGAGTCCTTACAGCAGTCCTTCTACTGGCCagag GATCCCTCTCACAGCTGGAGg tgtgtgggcAGGCTCCACTCAACACGCGTATCACTCGTATTGTGGGCGGAGAAAATGCACCGGAGGGGGCGTGGCCATGGCAGGCCAGCCTGCACCGTGGCGGAAGCCACTTCTGCGGAGGGTCCCTCATCAACAGCGGCTGGGTTCTGACCGCCGCCCACTGCTTTTCCag cACCAGCACCTCCGGCCTGGTCGTCTACCTCGGACGGCAGACTCAGGAGGGCAGCAACGCCAACGAGGTCTCCAGCACCGTCACTCAGGTCATCAATCATCCCAATTACGACAGCCAAACCAGCGATAACGACATCGCCCTCCTCCAACTGTCCTCCTCCGTCACCTTCACCAATTACATCCGCCCCGTCTGCCTTGCAGCAGCCGGCAGCACCTTCCACAGGGGCACTAACAGCTTTGTGACAGGCTGGGGCAACATCAATTCAGgag TGCCCCTCCCCTCACCCGAGACGCTACAGGAAGTGCAGGTGCCCATTGTGGGAAACAGGAACTGCTTCTGCAAGTACAGTGTGCAGAACATCGGCATCAATGACAACATGATCTGCGCCGGGGCAGATGAGGGCGGCAAGGACTCCTGTCAG GGAGACTCAGGTGGTCCAATGGTGAATAAGCAGAGTGACAAGTGGATCCAGTCCGGCGTTGTGAGTTTCGGGATCGGCTGTGCAGATGCAGCCTTCCCGGGAGTGTACGCGCGCGTCTCCCAGTACGAGAGCTGGATCAAGACTCAGATCACCAGCGACCAGCCGGGATTCGTCACCTTCACCTCCAGTGGGACCGACTCGGACCTGAGTGCCACCTGTGCTGGTCTGTCTACCGTAACCACGGTAGCACCCACAACTACCACACCAG CGGTGGTGTGTGGACAGGCGGCTCTGAACTCGCGTCTGATTGGTGGGTCGGATGTGGCGGCGGGGTTGTGGCCCTGGATGGCGAGTCTGCACAGTAATGAAAGCGGGGCGCACGTGTGTGGAGGAACTCTGGTCGGGGAGGACCTCGTGCTCACATCAGCCAACTGCTTCTCTAG TTCCCCTGTAGCCTCCAATTGGACGGTGTTTCTGGGCCGCCAGAGCCAGAGCGGCTCCAACCCCAATGAGGTGTCAGTGGGCGTGGCCAATATCACACTGAGCAGCCTATCAGGCGATAACGTAGCCATGCTGACGCTGTCCAGTAAGCCCGCCCTCTCCAACTTCATCCAGCCAATCTGCCTGGAGCAGGGCGGGGCCACTATCGCCACGGGAACCACCTGCTGGGTTGCAGGCTGGGGCAACACcacag GTGAACAGCCTCTTCAGGAGGTGCAGACATCAGTGGTTGCCTGTGGCAACACATCCTCCTCTACTGATGACATCTGCACCAACACTGTTCAGTTACAACAG GGTGATATGGGCGGTCCTCTCATGTGTAAACAGGGGAATTCATGGCTCCAGCTCTCAGTGCTCACCGTCACCtcaaactcctcctcctcctcatctaactcctcctcctcatctaacTCCACCTCCAAAGCCTTCGACCAATCAGATCGCGCCACACCGCAGGTCTTTACTCGGACGTCTCGCTTCAGCAGCTTCCTGTCCAGTTTCTCCTTCCCTTCGGTCGCCACCACGAgcaacaccaccagcagcaccaacaccactgccaccaccgctgctgccaccaccgttgccgccgccgccaccaccgcctccagcagggggcagcactCGTGCAtggccctccccctcctctccctcctcctcctcacactcacCCCTCTGCTGGCCTCCCAGCGCTAg